One Chromobacterium paludis genomic window carries:
- a CDS encoding DUF1223 domain-containing protein, giving the protein MRRFLKAGAGLLLLGALTQACAAPSCLAQAESRGRVSLLELYTSEGCSSCPPADEWLAGLASAGLGLRQVVPLAFHVDYWDALGWRDRFANADYSRRQRDAAARDGRAVVYTPQLRLNGRDVALSGYADLRKVLPMDAAAPSLWLSLAPSGDGVEATVALRSAAPPAARLMLALYENGLQSRVLAGENAGRRLRHDAVVRALAGPLALTDGKTQLRRLLVFAPGQRAAASGVAAWLEDESGRPLQAVAAACGGG; this is encoded by the coding sequence ATGAGGCGATTTCTTAAAGCGGGCGCCGGCTTGCTGCTGCTGGGCGCGCTGACTCAGGCTTGCGCGGCGCCAAGCTGTCTTGCGCAAGCCGAGTCGCGGGGGCGGGTGTCGTTGCTGGAGCTGTATACATCGGAAGGCTGCAGCAGTTGTCCTCCGGCCGATGAGTGGCTGGCTGGCTTGGCCTCGGCGGGGCTGGGGCTGCGGCAGGTCGTGCCGCTGGCTTTCCATGTCGATTACTGGGATGCGCTGGGCTGGCGCGATCGTTTCGCCAACGCGGATTATTCTCGCCGCCAGCGCGATGCGGCGGCGCGGGACGGGCGGGCGGTGGTGTATACGCCGCAGCTACGCCTGAACGGGAGGGACGTGGCGCTCTCCGGCTATGCAGACCTGCGCAAGGTCCTGCCAATGGACGCCGCGGCGCCGTCACTCTGGCTCAGTCTGGCGCCGTCCGGCGATGGCGTGGAGGCGACGGTGGCTTTGCGCTCGGCCGCGCCGCCTGCGGCGCGGCTGATGCTGGCCTTGTACGAAAATGGCCTGCAGAGCCGCGTGCTGGCGGGGGAAAATGCCGGAAGACGACTGCGGCACGACGCGGTGGTGCGAGCGCTGGCGGGGCCGCTGGCGCTGACGGACGGGAAAACGCAGCTGCGGCGGCTACTGGTTTTTGCGCCGGGCCAGCGGGCCGCGGCCAGCGGCGTGGCGGCCTGGCTGGAGGATGAGTCGGGACGGCCCTTGCAGGCGGTGGCGGCCGCGTGCGGCGGTGGCTGA
- a CDS encoding helix-turn-helix domain-containing protein has translation MGILIFMNDQRPKASAAHLSPLSIALGKRLKQCRHGANKSQETLAFEAQVDRTYISAIERGVANPSIETLADICHAVGLSLAEFFSVMDQIPPAPSGERRVNTATPPQVKRSRLR, from the coding sequence ATGGGCATTCTGATCTTCATGAACGATCAACGCCCCAAAGCCTCTGCTGCCCATCTATCGCCGCTTTCCATAGCCTTGGGCAAACGCCTCAAGCAATGCCGGCATGGCGCGAACAAATCACAGGAAACATTGGCGTTTGAGGCGCAGGTTGATCGGACCTACATCTCAGCCATTGAGCGAGGGGTGGCCAACCCATCTATCGAGACCTTGGCGGACATCTGCCATGCAGTTGGCCTGAGCCTGGCTGAGTTTTTCTCGGTGATGGACCAGATTCCCCCGGCGCCCAGCGGGGAGCGGCGGGTAAATACTGCTACACCGCCTCAAGTCAAACGCAGCCGATTACGTTAA
- a CDS encoding tyrosine-type recombinase/integrase, which yields MARVPLTINRIEKLSCPEGKSQVFMRDSEVPGLGLRCTPKRKTFIFEADLHGQTIRITIGEYPAWLLDTSQGSNEPSARRRARELRGLIDQGIDPRLQEKEAKAEHEKLLTAENKKNITLADAWPVYVQANASRWGARHLADHERLAHRGGDPRTRSKAKQTIPGPLAPLLDVKLTDLNADQISAWLEKENETRPTVAALAFRLLRAFLNWCDEQPEYTGLIPEINHAAKKVRQKVAKSKAKDDCLQKEQLPAWFANVQKLSPIFSAYLQTLLLTGARREELAELKWTDVDFQWKSLRLADKVEGERQIPLTPYVAKLLANLPRRNEWVFSSTSAQSGRIQDPRYAHNQALSWADLPPLTLHGLRRSFGTLSEWVECPTGVVAQIQGHKPSATAEKHYRRRPLDLLRKWHSQIEEWILEQATLRNTVS from the coding sequence ATGGCACGCGTTCCACTGACCATCAATCGAATCGAAAAGCTTTCTTGTCCCGAAGGGAAATCCCAAGTCTTCATGAGAGACAGCGAAGTCCCCGGCCTGGGGCTTCGCTGCACTCCCAAACGCAAAACCTTTATCTTTGAAGCAGACCTTCACGGCCAGACCATTCGCATCACGATTGGCGAATACCCTGCATGGCTGCTCGATACTTCGCAAGGAAGCAATGAGCCCAGCGCCCGACGCCGCGCACGCGAGCTGCGTGGGCTGATTGATCAAGGCATCGACCCTCGCCTCCAGGAAAAAGAAGCCAAGGCAGAACATGAGAAATTGCTGACGGCTGAAAATAAAAAAAACATCACCCTTGCAGATGCCTGGCCCGTCTACGTCCAAGCCAATGCCAGTCGCTGGGGCGCCCGGCACCTTGCAGATCACGAGCGGCTCGCGCATCGGGGCGGAGACCCTAGAACCCGCTCCAAAGCAAAGCAGACCATCCCCGGACCCCTAGCCCCATTGCTAGATGTCAAGCTGACAGACTTGAACGCTGACCAGATCAGCGCATGGTTGGAGAAAGAAAACGAAACCCGGCCTACGGTAGCCGCATTAGCTTTTAGATTGCTAAGGGCATTCCTGAACTGGTGCGATGAGCAACCCGAATACACTGGGCTTATCCCTGAAATCAATCATGCCGCCAAGAAGGTTCGCCAGAAAGTGGCAAAATCCAAAGCCAAGGATGACTGCTTACAAAAAGAGCAGTTGCCTGCTTGGTTTGCCAATGTACAAAAGCTCAGCCCGATTTTCAGCGCATACCTGCAAACTCTGTTGCTTACCGGTGCCAGGCGGGAAGAGTTAGCAGAACTGAAATGGACAGATGTTGACTTCCAATGGAAAAGCTTACGGCTAGCGGACAAAGTCGAGGGTGAGCGCCAGATCCCACTCACCCCCTATGTAGCCAAGCTTCTCGCCAACCTTCCCCGTAGGAACGAGTGGGTTTTCAGCAGCACATCCGCTCAAAGCGGCCGCATACAAGATCCCCGCTACGCTCATAACCAAGCTTTATCTTGGGCTGACTTACCGCCTTTGACGCTACACGGACTCAGGCGATCATTTGGCACGCTCTCCGAGTGGGTGGAATGCCCGACAGGAGTAGTGGCGCAAATCCAAGGCCATAAACCAAGTGCAACCGCCGAGAAGCATTACCGCCGCCGGCCCCTTGACCTGCTGAGAAAATGGCATAGCCAGATTGAGGAATGGATTTTGGAACAAGCCACTCTCCGGAATACCGTTAGCTGA
- a CDS encoding zonular occludens toxin domain-containing protein has translation MAMYVYCGLQGSGKSFEAVKSVIVPAIAQGRRVLTNIRNIRQDKIHALIERKALAKPEAPLGEIVPLTPEIILAPNFFFDPELLLATNGEVDSFVRPGDLVVIDEAWETHGPDRKLSEEHKKFFRMHRHYAHPVTGVTCDLVFLCQDIDTSLNRFVKATIQQTFHMKKHTALAAIPYWKNRYVITIYEGHKMRIKDVISQYQAKYDKDYFGLYDSHVGGVGKEVKVDGRATLFTKKNALVFSCALLAPAAGLYGLYSVFAPYLLGDSHKPAAPQTKQTADASSSGLLEEKLSVGKSSSSGKSRVALVGYLSTGDNIRVLVRTPEGIQTVTPTRFVPDGFATSAEVDGQAVSFSSGSAKSDASLLGEALPK, from the coding sequence ATGGCCATGTACGTTTATTGCGGCTTGCAAGGCTCGGGCAAGTCATTCGAAGCAGTCAAATCGGTTATCGTTCCCGCTATCGCCCAGGGGCGGCGTGTGCTCACCAATATCCGCAACATCCGGCAAGATAAGATTCATGCCCTGATCGAACGTAAGGCGCTTGCCAAACCAGAGGCACCACTCGGGGAAATCGTCCCTCTGACGCCGGAAATCATCCTCGCACCGAATTTTTTCTTTGATCCCGAGTTGCTGCTGGCCACCAATGGCGAGGTCGATAGCTTCGTCAGACCCGGTGATCTAGTGGTGATCGATGAGGCCTGGGAAACCCATGGCCCGGATCGCAAGCTATCGGAAGAGCACAAGAAGTTCTTCCGAATGCATCGCCACTATGCACATCCAGTTACTGGTGTGACCTGCGATCTGGTCTTTCTCTGCCAGGACATCGACACGTCGCTGAATCGCTTTGTCAAAGCCACGATTCAGCAGACGTTCCACATGAAAAAGCATACCGCGCTCGCGGCCATCCCGTATTGGAAGAATCGCTATGTGATCACCATTTACGAAGGCCACAAGATGCGCATCAAGGATGTCATCAGCCAGTATCAGGCCAAGTACGACAAAGATTACTTCGGGCTGTATGACTCGCATGTCGGTGGCGTCGGTAAAGAGGTTAAGGTAGATGGGCGTGCCACACTCTTTACCAAGAAAAACGCGCTGGTTTTCAGCTGCGCGCTGCTTGCGCCAGCTGCTGGCCTTTACGGCTTATACAGTGTGTTTGCTCCCTATCTGCTGGGTGATTCGCACAAGCCGGCGGCACCGCAAACCAAGCAAACAGCCGATGCCTCATCCTCCGGCTTGCTGGAAGAAAAGCTATCTGTCGGTAAGTCTTCTTCTTCGGGGAAAAGCAGGGTAGCCCTCGTGGGCTACTTGTCTACCGGGGACAACATTCGGGTGCTGGTCAGAACCCCGGAAGGCATCCAAACGGTGACGCCGACTAGATTCGTGCCTGACGGATTTGCCACCTCTGCCGAGGTAGATGGCCAGGCAGTCTCGTTTTCGTCTGGTTCAGCTAAGAGTGATGCATCGTTGCTCGGGGAGGCGTTGCCCAAATGA
- a CDS encoding recombination directionality factor: MIKGLAITPPVIGRISIGKLVQRQDKLLPEKDDSFTLTTQVQNRDGWLLHPLHQPLAEQTHNGKIRAIPVRLPFNHSELNLRAEYSAFDRATGRPLCVGNGETARRITPNGVEEAACAGPERCPFAREAGCKLYGRLNVQVDGQQDELGTFIFRTTGYNSVRTLAARLHYFEAVSGGLTRYLPLTLRLRAKSTPQSYRTPVYYVDLTLRDDHSLIDAVTQARTEAEQALQAGVDTAQMEAMAKQLLQNGQFEESEEDVPQLLEEFYPETATPGETPPPATPIRPARLSRQLGKAAQS; the protein is encoded by the coding sequence ATGATCAAGGGACTCGCCATCACCCCGCCCGTCATCGGCCGGATCAGCATCGGCAAACTGGTGCAACGCCAGGACAAGCTGTTGCCGGAAAAGGACGACAGCTTCACCCTCACCACCCAGGTGCAAAACCGCGACGGCTGGTTGCTGCACCCGCTGCATCAGCCACTGGCCGAGCAAACGCATAACGGCAAGATCCGCGCTATTCCGGTACGGCTGCCATTCAACCATAGCGAGCTGAACCTGCGCGCCGAATACAGCGCCTTCGACCGCGCGACGGGGCGTCCGTTATGCGTCGGCAACGGCGAAACCGCGCGCCGGATCACCCCGAACGGCGTGGAGGAGGCTGCATGCGCCGGGCCAGAGCGCTGCCCATTCGCCCGCGAAGCCGGCTGCAAGCTGTATGGCCGGCTCAATGTGCAGGTAGACGGCCAGCAGGACGAGCTGGGCACCTTCATCTTCCGCACCACCGGCTACAACTCGGTGCGCACGCTGGCGGCGCGGCTGCATTACTTCGAAGCCGTCAGCGGCGGCCTGACCCGTTACCTGCCCTTGACCCTGCGGCTGCGCGCCAAGAGCACCCCCCAGTCCTACCGCACCCCGGTCTACTACGTCGATCTGACCCTGCGCGATGACCACAGCCTGATCGATGCCGTCACCCAGGCGCGAACGGAAGCCGAGCAAGCCCTGCAGGCTGGCGTCGATACCGCGCAAATGGAAGCCATGGCCAAGCAGCTGCTGCAAAACGGCCAGTTTGAAGAAAGCGAAGAAGACGTGCCGCAACTGCTGGAAGAGTTCTATCCCGAAACCGCGACGCCGGGTGAGACGCCACCACCCGCCACGCCGATCCGGCCCGCGCGGCTCAGTCGGCAGTTGGGCAAGGCGGCGCAGTCTTAA
- a CDS encoding phage integrase, translating to MTIKQVKTGWQVNIQPGGRGAKRLKKTFPTKAEAVAWERYVRAKVQQEPEWAPAKKDPRSLSELVDLWFQHHGSGLRSGQGTYQRLLLMCQAMGNPRAETFSADLFAAYRANRLAAGISASNMNREHAYMRAVFNELIRLGLWKKENPLQKLRSFKIQERELSYLTAEQIQALLQALQTGRNQHVQLIAKVCLATGARWGEAEALRRSQVRNGVIQFVQTKSSKARAIPITSELEKELCDHHREHGNGERLFETAFSAFREGVARASLTLPAGQLTHVLRHSFASHFMMNGGNILVLQRALGHHNLTMTMRYAHLSPDHLSETRELNPLRALNLC from the coding sequence ATGACGATAAAGCAAGTTAAAACAGGCTGGCAGGTCAACATCCAGCCAGGAGGACGGGGGGCCAAGAGGCTTAAGAAGACATTTCCCACAAAAGCAGAAGCGGTAGCGTGGGAACGATATGTAAGGGCAAAGGTCCAGCAGGAGCCAGAATGGGCTCCTGCCAAGAAAGACCCTCGCTCACTCTCCGAACTTGTTGACCTCTGGTTTCAGCACCATGGTTCAGGCTTACGATCTGGACAGGGCACATACCAAAGGCTACTGCTCATGTGCCAAGCGATGGGCAATCCACGCGCCGAGACTTTTTCCGCAGACCTATTTGCGGCCTATAGGGCAAACCGGCTCGCGGCCGGAATCTCCGCCAGCAACATGAATCGTGAGCATGCCTACATGAGAGCCGTTTTTAACGAGCTGATCAGGCTTGGCCTATGGAAGAAGGAAAATCCGCTCCAGAAGCTACGCTCCTTCAAGATACAGGAGCGGGAACTCTCCTACCTGACCGCAGAGCAGATACAAGCTCTGCTCCAAGCATTGCAAACCGGCCGTAACCAGCACGTCCAGCTCATCGCCAAGGTGTGCTTGGCAACTGGCGCGCGCTGGGGAGAGGCTGAGGCCCTTCGCAGATCGCAAGTCAGGAATGGGGTGATCCAGTTTGTACAAACCAAATCATCCAAGGCGAGAGCCATACCGATTACATCGGAGCTAGAGAAAGAGCTGTGCGATCACCATCGGGAACACGGCAATGGAGAGAGGCTGTTTGAAACCGCCTTCTCAGCATTTCGAGAAGGGGTGGCGCGCGCCAGCCTGACGCTGCCGGCGGGACAGCTGACCCACGTCCTTCGTCACAGCTTTGCCAGTCACTTCATGATGAACGGCGGCAACATCCTGGTGCTGCAAAGGGCGCTGGGCCACCACAACCTCACCATGACCATGCGGTACGCCCATCTTTCACCCGACCATTTGAGCGAAACCCGAGAGCTGAACCCGCTACGCGCGTTGAACCTTTGTTGA
- a CDS encoding replication endonuclease, translating to MLHPLSLEYRRACLVEDREWVDSWLRAVPTQFAKRIRRQHNKLLFSEEFRYDGDARRAANLYVQDCRDHFVKIGGGQNLAASHDELRQAAVETVQHILNVRRWSNGADYPTIFQSLSGYLAERGVFLWDDENAPEDGVRLILSSKKKITFESQFQRITDEKFWRTVYGTELPRKVESEAIRIGLVNQQNGLYVSDDTLDRFRLQRCRNRALLESLVAFNELGDKFTLAELADLSVSNPDVRRAELMTRIAGFEAIARSLEHVALFLTITCPSLFHAFRKLEKGRVIKNPKYNGSTPRQAQQYLSRVYSYIRAELHRRKISPYGFRIAEPHHDGCPHWHLLLFVPANQVGELVSIFREYATRQDREELAGNLEARFKCIEIDWARGTAAGYVAKYVCKNVDGKKSNGDAVGINFDGLDTVTAAERVRAWASCWGIRQFQQVGVAPVTLWRELRRIAANDGTVIDSEVIRRAAEAADAGDWAGFVRALGGTGLRLSDLPIRLCRETGRTNRYGEEVGVRILGVADCEDGVFIQSRRHEWTVEFEPNRERNEPAVSSTSVNNCTKPTFVEARADVRGGANRPQLPCLVNRSDSVGLDFSSDPTFSRLSNSATHPRRPPHGSVRPL from the coding sequence ATGCTGCATCCGCTGTCACTCGAATACCGCCGCGCCTGCCTCGTGGAAGATCGTGAGTGGGTGGATAGCTGGCTCCGTGCCGTTCCCACGCAGTTCGCCAAGCGGATTCGGCGGCAGCATAACAAGCTGCTTTTTTCCGAGGAGTTCCGGTACGACGGCGATGCCCGTCGTGCCGCCAACCTGTACGTGCAAGACTGCCGTGATCACTTTGTGAAAATTGGTGGTGGTCAAAATTTAGCAGCTAGTCACGACGAATTACGCCAGGCAGCGGTAGAAACAGTGCAACACATTCTGAACGTTCGGCGCTGGTCTAATGGAGCAGATTACCCAACCATCTTTCAGAGCCTGTCTGGCTACCTGGCAGAGCGTGGGGTGTTTCTCTGGGATGATGAAAATGCTCCTGAGGATGGAGTACGCCTGATTCTATCCAGTAAAAAGAAAATAACGTTTGAGTCCCAGTTTCAACGAATAACCGATGAAAAATTCTGGCGTACGGTTTATGGAACGGAACTCCCTCGAAAGGTAGAGTCTGAGGCGATCCGCATTGGCCTAGTCAATCAGCAAAACGGGCTATACGTATCAGATGATACGCTGGACCGATTTCGCTTGCAGCGCTGCCGAAACCGCGCACTGCTGGAAAGCCTAGTGGCATTTAATGAATTGGGCGACAAGTTTACTTTAGCCGAATTAGCTGATCTATCCGTATCGAATCCAGATGTTCGCCGCGCTGAACTGATGACCCGTATTGCTGGTTTCGAAGCCATTGCCCGTTCTTTGGAGCATGTGGCTCTTTTTCTGACGATTACTTGTCCATCACTTTTCCATGCCTTCCGTAAACTTGAGAAGGGCAGGGTAATCAAGAATCCTAAATATAACGGCAGTACCCCACGGCAAGCACAGCAATACCTATCCCGCGTTTATTCCTACATACGTGCGGAGCTACATCGTCGAAAGATTTCCCCTTACGGCTTCCGCATCGCAGAACCGCACCACGATGGCTGTCCACATTGGCACTTGCTGTTGTTTGTTCCGGCAAATCAGGTGGGTGAGCTGGTCTCGATCTTCCGTGAGTACGCAACTCGTCAAGATCGTGAAGAGTTGGCCGGAAATCTCGAGGCACGCTTCAAGTGCATTGAAATTGATTGGGCGCGTGGCACGGCTGCTGGTTATGTCGCCAAGTATGTTTGCAAGAACGTGGATGGTAAGAAAAGCAATGGCGATGCGGTAGGTATCAACTTTGACGGACTTGATACGGTCACTGCAGCCGAGCGTGTGCGGGCTTGGGCATCGTGTTGGGGGATTCGCCAGTTTCAGCAGGTCGGCGTCGCGCCTGTCACCTTGTGGCGCGAGCTGCGGCGTATCGCTGCGAACGACGGCACGGTGATAGACAGTGAAGTGATCCGCCGGGCAGCTGAAGCTGCCGATGCCGGTGATTGGGCGGGTTTTGTGCGAGCGCTGGGTGGTACTGGGCTTAGGTTGAGTGATTTGCCCATACGGCTATGCCGCGAAACCGGCCGTACAAACCGGTATGGCGAGGAAGTCGGAGTTCGTATTCTGGGTGTCGCTGACTGCGAGGATGGTGTCTTCATTCAATCCCGACGCCATGAATGGACGGTCGAGTTCGAACCTAACCGCGAGCGAAACGAGCCCGCAGTTAGTTCGACTAGTGTCAATAACTGTACGAAACCCACTTTTGTCGAAGCTAGGGCCGATGTGAGAGGAGGGGCTAACCGCCCACAGTTGCCCTGCCTCGTGAATCGATCGGATAGCGTTGGGCTGGATTTCAGTTCAGACCCAACTTTCTCCCGGTTATCCAATTCTGCGACGCACCCGCGAAGGCCACCCCATGGCTCAGTGCGTCCGCTCTGA
- a CDS encoding type II secretion system protein GspD, which translates to MNVSRPLAALSLLGLMATGHCQATPLPPTAAFGKSIPGISMTFDRIPVSDFVMAYYTQIQKSPFVIDPTAAKSDAVFTMSLERIPPAQVKSMFMEAMRSAGFLVQRRGGVDFIRLREDGEKPIADQVFIYHPRFRDANYLSDLIGGLFATGHFVQNRPAPRSDGAPKASNDRGDSPLSLQSRPTDTLVFNGTEEEVAKLKGYLASLDTPAKQVRVRAVVYEVSGSSNEGFNLGAVIRSASQKLSLHIGAAGAAVAGSSVFRLQSTSLDVLAELFATDSRFNVVTRPDVLAADGQLTRFQSGENVPVLGQVSYDNKGNPLQSVDYKPSGIVIEARPQIRGEVVSLQLNQEVSNFVPTKTGVNSSPTLMTRNLTTTFDAKPGDVYVIGGLKTQKETQDRSFFPFTSWAVSNAKQLSSSEIVVLVQVEDATPI; encoded by the coding sequence ATGAATGTTTCGCGCCCGCTCGCTGCTCTGTCCTTGCTGGGTCTGATGGCGACAGGCCATTGCCAGGCCACGCCGCTACCGCCCACCGCAGCATTTGGCAAATCGATTCCCGGCATTTCGATGACCTTCGACCGTATCCCGGTCAGCGACTTTGTAATGGCCTATTACACCCAAATTCAGAAGTCGCCATTCGTCATTGACCCGACAGCCGCCAAGTCCGACGCCGTATTCACCATGTCGCTAGAGCGCATCCCGCCGGCACAGGTGAAAAGCATGTTCATGGAGGCCATGCGCAGTGCTGGATTCCTCGTTCAACGCCGTGGCGGGGTGGATTTCATCCGATTGCGCGAAGACGGCGAAAAGCCCATTGCCGACCAAGTGTTCATCTATCACCCGCGCTTCCGCGATGCCAACTACCTGAGCGACCTGATCGGCGGTTTGTTCGCTACTGGCCACTTCGTGCAAAACCGCCCGGCACCGCGTAGCGACGGAGCCCCCAAGGCCAGCAACGACAGGGGTGACTCCCCGCTGAGCCTGCAAAGCCGGCCGACCGATACGCTGGTCTTCAACGGTACCGAAGAGGAAGTAGCCAAGCTGAAAGGCTATCTGGCCAGCCTGGATACGCCAGCCAAGCAAGTGCGTGTCCGGGCGGTCGTCTACGAGGTCAGCGGCAGCAGCAACGAAGGTTTCAACCTGGGGGCAGTCATTCGCAGTGCCTCGCAAAAGCTGTCGCTACACATCGGTGCGGCAGGTGCGGCCGTTGCCGGTTCTTCGGTATTCCGCTTGCAGTCCACATCGCTGGATGTTCTGGCCGAGCTGTTTGCCACGGATAGCCGGTTCAATGTCGTCACGCGCCCGGATGTGTTGGCTGCAGATGGCCAGCTGACTCGCTTCCAGTCCGGGGAGAACGTTCCCGTTCTTGGCCAGGTCAGCTACGACAACAAGGGCAACCCGCTCCAATCCGTCGATTACAAGCCGTCAGGGATCGTGATCGAGGCCCGGCCGCAGATTCGTGGTGAAGTGGTCAGCCTGCAACTTAACCAAGAAGTCTCCAACTTCGTTCCCACCAAGACTGGGGTCAATAGCTCGCCCACGCTTATGACGCGCAACCTGACCACGACTTTTGATGCCAAGCCCGGCGACGTATACGTCATCGGCGGCCTCAAGACACAGAAGGAGACACAAGACCGCAGCTTCTTCCCCTTCACATCCTGGGCTGTGAGCAACGCGAAGCAATTGAGCAGCAGCGAAATAGTGGTGTTGGTGCAAGTCGAGGATGCCACGCCGATTTGA
- a CDS encoding DUF6166 domain-containing protein: MSALNERMREVIAAATHESDRYKTLESLTGINRTTWSNFMKGKQYASYEMIEAICRLWEQWTLYIVIGKGERPDIDPDRDTYAEVLPQDGGVVLKRDRKGRAVANIPHLLNCRAPYDPANFEWGYRGVGPYELSANILYLFGMPEQAAQKHAQAFCDEVVSSLPHQEAFISVERIKEWIEGRHVLAS, from the coding sequence ATGAGTGCGCTCAACGAGCGAATGAGAGAGGTCATTGCCGCTGCAACCCACGAGAGCGACAGATACAAGACATTAGAGAGCTTGACTGGTATCAACCGGACAACATGGTCGAACTTCATGAAGGGCAAGCAATACGCAAGCTACGAGATGATTGAAGCGATTTGCCGGCTGTGGGAGCAGTGGACGTTGTACATAGTGATTGGCAAAGGGGAGCGACCAGATATTGATCCTGACCGCGACACTTATGCGGAGGTCTTGCCTCAAGATGGCGGAGTAGTCTTGAAGCGAGATCGAAAGGGACGCGCTGTAGCCAACATCCCCCATCTGTTGAACTGTCGCGCCCCTTATGACCCTGCAAATTTTGAGTGGGGCTACCGAGGAGTCGGCCCCTACGAGCTGTCAGCCAATATCTTGTATTTATTCGGCATGCCAGAGCAAGCAGCTCAAAAGCATGCCCAAGCATTCTGCGATGAGGTTGTAAGTAGTCTCCCCCATCAAGAAGCCTTTATCTCAGTTGAGCGCATTAAAGAATGGATTGAAGGGAGGCACGTCCTCGCTTCATGA
- a CDS encoding DUF2523 family protein, with translation MWAFLQSAIWTALGWIFRSVLVKFVVAFGMFFVVKILAEVITYALPNALNLSGLIRAVPAGVWYYASLLQLQYGLPLIVSASISRFLIRRLPVIG, from the coding sequence ATGTGGGCATTTCTGCAATCGGCAATCTGGACCGCCTTGGGATGGATTTTTCGCTCGGTGCTGGTCAAGTTCGTGGTCGCCTTTGGCATGTTTTTCGTGGTGAAAATCTTGGCTGAAGTCATCACCTATGCCCTACCCAATGCGCTCAATTTGTCCGGCTTGATTCGGGCTGTGCCGGCAGGCGTTTGGTACTACGCCAGTCTCCTGCAACTTCAATATGGCTTGCCGCTGATCGTTAGCGCCTCTATCAGCCGTTTTCTCATCCGGCGCTTGCCAGTCATCGGCTAA
- a CDS encoding DUF3768 domain-containing protein, translating into MHHRIQTLDGVVCPFQDLAGIRSWLLSLQHRQHLATTEAILLQINRLPQTGGWLLKQIQTAELNDQLRRSLPFAPSSLGQVHCTPGFASLEQPERFIEAIRQMKDFSADNDPYLEHDFGQVEIDGVTVFWKIDYYAQDCEQGSEAPWDAEATRRVLTLMLAEEY; encoded by the coding sequence ATGCATCACCGCATTCAAACACTGGACGGCGTAGTCTGCCCGTTCCAGGATCTGGCCGGCATCCGCAGCTGGCTGCTGTCGCTGCAGCACCGGCAACACCTGGCGACGACGGAAGCCATCCTGCTGCAGATCAATCGGCTGCCGCAAACCGGCGGCTGGCTGCTGAAGCAGATCCAGACCGCCGAACTCAACGACCAACTGCGCCGCAGCCTGCCCTTCGCACCATCCAGCTTGGGGCAGGTGCATTGCACCCCAGGCTTTGCCAGCCTGGAACAGCCAGAACGATTCATTGAGGCGATTCGCCAGATGAAAGATTTCAGTGCCGACAACGATCCCTATCTGGAACATGACTTCGGCCAAGTGGAGATCGACGGCGTGACGGTGTTCTGGAAGATCGATTATTACGCGCAAGACTGCGAGCAAGGCAGCGAAGCGCCGTGGGATGCCGAGGCGACACGGCGGGTGCTGACGCTGATGTTGGCGGAGGAGTATTGA